The Streptomyces kanamyceticus genome window below encodes:
- a CDS encoding PH domain-containing protein has translation MALFGNAHTVDPMKAQNEYARLLGHGEQVHAAYTLIRDTMLFTDRRLIMIDKQGLTGKKVEYHSIPYRSISHFAVETAGHFDLDAELKIWISSNTVPMQKTFTKGVDIYEVQAILTQFVAR, from the coding sequence ATGGCACTTTTCGGGAACGCGCACACCGTCGATCCGATGAAGGCGCAGAACGAGTACGCACGGCTGCTCGGCCACGGTGAGCAGGTGCACGCCGCGTACACGCTGATACGCGACACGATGCTGTTCACCGACCGTCGCCTGATCATGATCGACAAGCAGGGCCTCACCGGCAAGAAGGTCGAGTACCACTCGATCCCCTACCGCAGCATCTCGCACTTCGCGGTGGAGACGGCAGGGCACTTCGACCTCGACGCCGAGCTGAAGATCTGGATCTCCAGCAACACGGTGCCGATGCAGAAGACGTTCACCAAGGGCGTCGACATCTACGAGGTACAGGCGATCCTGACGCAGTTCGTCGCGCGGTAG
- a CDS encoding BTAD domain-containing putative transcriptional regulator produces MRFGVLGPLTVWDGEGEPVRVPEAKVRALLADLLVHEGRPVSADRLIDDLWGDEPPGNPANALQSKVSQLRRAIGRDRVVHQAPGYRLRVDPASGDEVDVFRFGDLVARARDEEDPRRRAELLTEALGLWRGPAYADLADEEFVRTAADRLAEQRLAVLEEQAEARLAAGDHTLLTGELTSLVAQHPLRERLRALQMRALYLAGRQSEALASYESLRGQLSEELGLDPAPELTALHEAILRQSPELTVPTPSPTPTPTPTPTPTPTPTPTPTPTPTPTPTPAPAPTHPRTNLPTPLTPLVGRDRPTGEVAQLLSTTRLVTLTGPGGVGKTRLALEAAGRVADEEAPDGVWLVEFAGVPGGSGVDTLAQVVAGVLGLRDDMPSGAPGPGAATGSGTGSVPRLAHALRERHLLLVLDNCEQVVEEAAGLVDSLLRTAPDLRILATSQEPLALTGESVFLVEPLRPTDAITLFTSRATASAPGFTHTDTAGADATAIAEICRRLDGIPLALELAATRVRALGVRELADRLGDRFRLLSSGQRGAPARQQTLRAMIDWSWELLSAPERIVLRRLAAHHDGCTLDAAEAVCAGDGVAREDVLDLVTRLVDRSLVVMAAGPAGTAPRYRLLESVAAYARDRLREMEDLGGVRERHLRYYLDLAELAEPRLRDGEQRIWLRRLDAEGANLRTALASGRGDEEGVRLGAALTWWWLLRGRLSEALRELTAVLDHHPDRTELRLLRDAFALLTGERPDGGSVVAECEVPHTPDGARILWLCAYGLFSAGESVASEDLNDRALDLAETVGDRWSTAAALALRAMHALIRGDLDTIGRDGLRSAGIFRELGDRWGELQTVAPLAVLAEIKGDYEEAARRQDEGLRIARELGLAAEVSARLSGLGRLALLTREWDRARQLHEQARALAVEQGYRYGEIHAEMGLALGARRAGDLAAAESHLLRIRDRHADVSSPAGDHLLHAELGFVAELRSDRALAEERHRTGLEIARGLAEPRAIALSLEGLAGAAALAGDPAGTERAAQLLGAADAARRGVRAPLPPAERGDVDRIAGAARASLGETAFAEAFARGARGAQDTQDTPAA; encoded by the coding sequence ATGCGGTTCGGGGTGCTGGGTCCACTGACGGTGTGGGACGGCGAGGGGGAGCCGGTGAGGGTTCCCGAGGCGAAGGTCAGGGCGCTGCTCGCCGATCTTCTGGTGCACGAGGGACGGCCGGTCTCGGCGGACCGGCTCATCGACGACCTCTGGGGCGACGAACCTCCCGGCAACCCGGCCAACGCGCTCCAGTCCAAGGTGTCCCAGCTGCGCAGGGCGATCGGCAGGGACCGGGTGGTGCATCAGGCCCCGGGCTACCGGCTGCGGGTCGACCCCGCGTCGGGGGACGAGGTGGACGTGTTCCGCTTCGGCGACCTGGTGGCGCGGGCGCGCGACGAGGAGGACCCGCGGCGCCGCGCCGAACTGCTCACGGAGGCGCTCGGCCTGTGGCGCGGTCCCGCGTACGCGGACCTGGCCGACGAGGAGTTCGTCCGCACGGCGGCGGACCGCCTCGCGGAGCAGCGCCTGGCCGTCCTGGAGGAACAGGCGGAGGCCCGCCTGGCCGCGGGCGACCACACACTGCTCACCGGGGAACTCACGTCCCTGGTGGCTCAACACCCCCTGCGCGAACGCCTGCGCGCACTACAGATGCGCGCGCTGTACCTGGCGGGCCGCCAGAGCGAGGCACTGGCGTCGTACGAGTCGCTGCGCGGCCAGCTCTCCGAGGAACTGGGCCTGGACCCGGCCCCGGAACTGACGGCGCTCCACGAGGCGATCCTGCGGCAGTCCCCGGAACTGACCGTTCCGACGCCATCGCCCACACCTACGCCCACACCTACGCCCACGCCTACGCCCACGCCTACGCCTACGCCTACGCCTACGCCCACGCCTACGCCCACCCCTGCCCCGGCGCCCACGCACCCCCGCACCAACCTCCCCACCCCCCTCACTCCCCTCGTCGGACGCGATCGGCCCACCGGTGAAGTGGCCCAACTCCTCTCCACCACCCGCCTGGTGACGCTGACCGGGCCCGGTGGCGTCGGCAAGACGCGGTTGGCGTTGGAGGCGGCGGGCCGGGTGGCCGATGAGGAGGCCCCGGACGGCGTCTGGCTCGTGGAATTCGCCGGGGTGCCCGGCGGGAGCGGGGTCGACACGCTCGCGCAGGTCGTCGCCGGGGTGCTCGGACTGCGGGACGACATGCCCTCCGGGGCGCCGGGGCCCGGAGCCGCCACCGGCTCCGGCACCGGCTCCGTCCCCCGCCTGGCCCACGCCCTCCGCGAGCGGCACCTGTTGCTCGTCCTCGACAACTGCGAACAGGTCGTCGAGGAGGCGGCCGGACTCGTCGACTCCCTGCTCCGCACCGCGCCCGACCTGCGGATCCTCGCCACCAGCCAGGAACCCCTCGCCCTCACCGGCGAGTCCGTGTTCCTGGTCGAGCCCCTGCGGCCCACCGACGCCATCACCCTCTTCACGTCCCGCGCCACAGCCTCCGCCCCCGGCTTCACGCACACCGATACCGCCGGAGCCGACGCCACCGCCATCGCGGAGATCTGCCGAAGGCTGGACGGCATCCCCCTGGCCCTGGAACTCGCGGCCACCCGCGTACGCGCCCTGGGCGTACGCGAGTTGGCCGACCGACTCGGCGACCGGTTCCGGCTGCTCAGCTCGGGCCAGCGCGGCGCCCCGGCCCGTCAGCAGACCCTCCGGGCGATGATCGACTGGAGCTGGGAGCTGCTCAGCGCCCCGGAGCGGATCGTCCTGCGCCGCCTGGCCGCGCACCACGACGGCTGCACGCTCGACGCGGCGGAGGCGGTGTGCGCCGGGGACGGCGTGGCCCGCGAAGACGTCCTCGACCTCGTGACCCGCCTGGTCGACCGCTCCCTGGTCGTGATGGCCGCGGGCCCCGCGGGAACCGCCCCGCGCTACCGGCTCCTGGAGTCCGTCGCCGCGTACGCCCGCGACCGGCTGCGCGAGATGGAGGACCTCGGCGGCGTACGGGAGCGGCACCTCCGCTACTACCTGGACCTCGCCGAGCTCGCCGAACCGAGGCTCCGCGACGGGGAACAGCGGATCTGGCTCCGGCGCCTCGACGCCGAGGGCGCCAATCTCCGTACGGCGCTGGCGTCCGGCCGGGGGGACGAGGAAGGGGTACGACTCGGGGCCGCGCTCACCTGGTGGTGGCTTCTCCGAGGTCGCCTCTCGGAGGCCCTCCGCGAGCTCACCGCCGTGCTCGACCACCACCCCGACCGCACCGAACTCCGGTTGCTGCGGGACGCGTTCGCTCTGCTCACGGGCGAGCGACCCGACGGCGGGTCCGTCGTGGCCGAGTGCGAGGTCCCGCACACCCCCGACGGGGCCAGGATCCTCTGGCTCTGCGCCTACGGGCTCTTCAGCGCCGGGGAATCCGTCGCCAGCGAGGACCTCAACGACCGCGCGCTCGATCTCGCCGAGACTGTCGGCGACCGGTGGAGCACCGCCGCCGCCCTCGCGCTGCGCGCCATGCACGCCCTGATCCGCGGCGATCTGGACACGATCGGCCGCGACGGACTGCGCAGCGCCGGGATCTTCCGTGAACTGGGCGACCGGTGGGGCGAGTTGCAGACCGTCGCGCCGCTCGCCGTGCTCGCCGAGATCAAGGGGGACTACGAGGAGGCCGCGCGGCGTCAGGACGAGGGGCTGCGCATCGCCCGTGAACTGGGGCTCGCCGCCGAGGTGTCGGCGCGGCTCTCCGGTCTCGGGCGGCTCGCCCTGCTCACCCGCGAGTGGGACAGGGCGCGTCAACTGCACGAGCAGGCACGGGCGTTGGCCGTCGAGCAGGGGTACAGGTACGGGGAGATCCACGCGGAGATGGGGCTCGCCCTGGGGGCCCGTCGTGCCGGGGACCTCGCGGCGGCCGAGTCGCACCTGCTGCGCATCCGGGACCGGCACGCCGACGTGTCCTCACCGGCCGGTGATCATCTGCTCCACGCCGAGCTGGGCTTCGTCGCCGAGCTGCGGTCGGACCGCGCCCTGGCCGAGGAGCGGCACCGCACCGGCCTGGAGATCGCCCGCGGCCTCGCCGAGCCGCGCGCCATCGCGCTCTCCCTGGAGGGCCTCGCGGGCGCGGCGGCGCTGGCCGGGGACCCGGCGGGGACCGAGCGCGCGGCCCAGCTGCTCGGCGCGGCCGACGCGGCGCGGCGAGGGGTGCGCGCGCCGCTTCCGCCCGCCGAGCGCGGCGACGTCGACCGGATCGCGGGGGCGGCGAGGGCCTCGCTCGGCGAGACGGCCTTCGCGGAGGCGTTCGCGCGGGGCGCGCGGGGCGCGCAGGACACGCAGGACACACCCGCCGCGTAG
- a CDS encoding ATP-binding protein, whose protein sequence is MEALLSAMVACGSDRESLAWRALAQVVREAGAGELWPPQGAGAGSGLAELRELAVLLDELAEREPRIRDALADWLRHDAPSHSPPSASVSSNVIGGSAVLHGPNVQAHLIHGGVHIHQQAAPPVQHPLPVPRQLPPVREQFVDREGDIRVLDGMRDRRPAHAAPLLVVSGFAGVGKTSLVSRWLHRNASSYPDGHLYADLGGSSGADSSGAEESGPLAPATVLEGFLFALGAPSVPSSVAGRVSLWRTLTSGLRLAVLLDNAFTAAQVRPLRLGTPTGLTVVTSRSDLTGLRVDGASVHRLGALPAESAVELLAIGAGGGRVARDPAAAREVVTLCGRLPLAVCLASAQLAARPHRSVSALAESLAQGQGSLDTLRVDGEAVMRTALDMSYGLLPPEAAALYRRMGLLPTDRYDTYLLAAVACAAGGSGPGAGADGAAPGAGGTEATAPEAGTTDGTPRDAVAADGTADASAAGGGGWGRGCAPRRWDRGGRT, encoded by the coding sequence GTGGAAGCGCTGTTGTCGGCCATGGTCGCGTGCGGATCCGATCGGGAATCCCTCGCCTGGCGCGCGTTGGCCCAAGTGGTACGGGAGGCGGGGGCCGGGGAGTTGTGGCCGCCGCAGGGGGCCGGGGCGGGCTCGGGGCTTGCGGAGTTACGGGAACTCGCCGTACTTCTCGATGAGTTGGCGGAGCGCGAGCCCCGCATTCGTGACGCGCTCGCGGACTGGCTTCGGCACGACGCGCCCTCCCACTCGCCCCCGTCCGCCTCCGTTAGTTCCAACGTCATCGGGGGATCCGCCGTACTCCACGGTCCCAACGTGCAGGCCCACCTCATCCACGGCGGCGTCCACATCCACCAGCAGGCCGCGCCACCGGTGCAGCACCCACTACCCGTGCCGCGCCAACTCCCGCCCGTACGGGAACAGTTCGTGGACCGGGAGGGTGACATCCGCGTCCTGGACGGCATGCGCGATCGGCGGCCCGCGCACGCGGCTCCGCTCCTCGTCGTCAGCGGGTTCGCCGGAGTCGGGAAGACCAGCCTCGTCTCGCGCTGGCTGCACCGGAACGCGAGCAGTTACCCGGACGGGCACCTCTACGCCGACCTCGGCGGTTCCTCGGGTGCGGATTCCTCGGGTGCGGAGGAGAGCGGTCCGCTCGCTCCCGCCACCGTCCTGGAGGGGTTCCTGTTCGCGCTCGGGGCGCCGTCGGTCCCTTCGAGCGTCGCGGGGCGCGTCTCCCTGTGGCGCACGCTGACGTCGGGCCTGCGCCTCGCGGTGCTCCTGGACAACGCGTTCACGGCCGCGCAAGTACGTCCGCTGCGGCTCGGCACGCCGACCGGACTCACCGTGGTGACCAGCAGGAGCGACCTCACGGGGCTGCGGGTCGACGGGGCTTCCGTGCACCGGCTCGGCGCGCTGCCCGCCGAATCGGCGGTCGAGCTGCTCGCGATCGGCGCAGGCGGTGGGCGCGTCGCGCGGGATCCGGCCGCCGCCCGTGAAGTGGTCACGCTGTGCGGCAGGTTGCCCCTGGCGGTGTGCCTGGCATCCGCCCAACTCGCCGCCCGCCCGCACCGTTCCGTGTCCGCACTCGCGGAAAGCCTGGCCCAGGGGCAGGGGTCCCTGGACACGCTGCGCGTCGACGGGGAGGCCGTGATGCGTACGGCGCTCGACATGTCCTACGGCCTGCTGCCGCCGGAGGCGGCGGCGCTCTACAGGCGGATGGGGCTGCTGCCCACAGACCGCTACGACACGTACTTACTGGCGGCGGTCGCCTGCGCGGCGGGCGGGAGCGGGCCCGGTGCGGGTGCGGACGGGGCTGCGCCCGGCGCCGGTGGGACAGAGGCGACCGCGCCCGAAGCCGGTACGACCGACGGGACCCCACGTGATGCCGTGGCGGCAGACGGGACCGCCGACGCCAGCGCGGCGGGCGGGGGCGGGTGGGGACGGGGCTGCGCCCCGCGCCGGTGGGACAGGGGCGGCCGCACCTGA
- a CDS encoding tetratricopeptide repeat protein — protein sequence MEAHLLEETGPGAYRFHDLVRPHARRVGEAEESGAQRAYTLRRYVDWCLVTAAAAERILTPSHPLPGHEPTGTGVAPTPLDGPDEALAWLDAHREGLMGAVRHCSRAGLHTSCWRLVDLAWPLFLRLRPTDMWIEAHRIGLESARASGSRQGEGRMLTSGAIGLRYAGQYEEAAHWYRQALENATADGDVRQQAQAINGLGHLSLLTRRLDEARAHFEHALRLRESIGYARGAALTRTRLGETALAGGLLASAAAHLRRAHEELTALGEGYEAARALALLGHVLAEEGDHEGGTRRLGEALSSFRAGGARSEHWEGRCLEWLGQAAEAQGDTAGARRRYESARDFFSRLNPSDAERLDERLRHL from the coding sequence ATGGAGGCCCACCTCCTCGAAGAGACCGGCCCCGGGGCCTACCGCTTTCACGATCTCGTGCGGCCGCACGCCCGGCGCGTCGGTGAGGCTGAGGAGAGCGGCGCGCAGCGCGCGTACACGCTGCGGCGGTACGTCGACTGGTGTCTGGTCACCGCCGCCGCGGCCGAGCGCATCCTCACGCCGAGTCACCCGTTGCCGGGGCACGAGCCGACCGGCACGGGCGTCGCGCCGACCCCGCTCGACGGGCCCGACGAGGCGCTCGCCTGGCTCGACGCCCACCGCGAAGGGCTGATGGGCGCCGTGCGCCACTGCTCCCGTGCGGGGCTGCACACCTCCTGTTGGCGTCTGGTGGATCTCGCCTGGCCGCTCTTCCTGCGGCTCAGACCCACCGACATGTGGATCGAGGCGCACCGCATCGGCCTCGAATCGGCACGCGCGAGCGGCTCCCGGCAGGGCGAGGGGCGCATGCTGACCTCCGGCGCGATCGGGCTGCGCTACGCCGGGCAGTACGAAGAGGCGGCCCACTGGTACCGGCAGGCACTGGAGAACGCCACGGCGGACGGCGACGTACGCCAGCAGGCCCAGGCCATCAACGGGCTCGGCCACCTCAGTCTGCTCACCCGACGCCTCGACGAGGCCCGCGCCCACTTCGAACACGCCCTGCGGTTAAGGGAGTCCATCGGCTATGCGCGCGGCGCCGCACTCACCCGTACCCGGCTCGGCGAAACCGCCCTCGCGGGCGGGCTCCTGGCCTCGGCGGCCGCTCATCTGCGCCGCGCGCACGAGGAGTTGACCGCGCTCGGCGAGGGATACGAGGCCGCCCGCGCGCTCGCCCTCCTCGGCCACGTGCTGGCCGAGGAGGGCGATCACGAGGGCGGCACCCGGCGGCTCGGCGAGGCCCTGTCCAGCTTCCGCGCGGGCGGCGCGCGCTCGGAGCACTGGGAGGGCCGCTGCCTGGAGTGGCTCGGCCAGGCGGCGGAGGCCCAGGGCGACACGGCCGGGGCCCGCCGCCGCTACGAGTCCGCGCGGGACTTCTTCAGCCGCCTCAACCCGAGCGACGCGGAACGGCTCGACGAACGGCTGCGCCACCTGTGA
- a CDS encoding helix-turn-helix domain-containing protein: MSRMNGAGHTQGGQSAQRGNDIGDFLRARRGRVAPESVGLPGGPRRRVRGLRREELAQLAGISVDYYVRLEQGRATQPSPDVLDALARALGLDTAERRHLATLTSAEQGPVPTARVSPLLRRILDGVAEGFPAFATDHRLDVVAWNGLGAELLGGLAEPARRDRNNARFLFLDPAAKDVHPDWRDRAAEAVGQLRVAAGRYPGDTPLMELIAELTALSAEFRTIWDSGEVVMCAAGRKRLWHAAAGILTLDFETLHVPAAPGETGLVVHVFGAEEGSEAARGLARIAGMVRAAP, from the coding sequence ATGAGCCGTATGAACGGGGCGGGGCACACGCAGGGCGGGCAGAGCGCACAGCGCGGCAACGACATCGGTGACTTCCTGCGCGCCCGGCGCGGCCGCGTCGCGCCGGAGAGCGTCGGGCTGCCGGGCGGTCCGCGCCGCAGGGTACGCGGCCTGCGCCGCGAGGAACTGGCCCAGCTCGCCGGGATCAGCGTCGACTACTACGTACGCCTGGAACAGGGCCGCGCCACCCAGCCGTCCCCCGACGTGCTCGACGCCCTGGCCCGCGCCCTCGGCCTGGACACGGCGGAACGCCGCCACCTCGCCACCCTGACCTCGGCGGAGCAGGGCCCCGTGCCGACGGCTCGGGTCAGCCCCCTGCTGCGGCGGATCCTGGACGGCGTCGCCGAAGGCTTCCCGGCCTTCGCCACGGACCACCGCCTCGACGTGGTCGCCTGGAACGGCCTCGGCGCCGAACTCCTCGGCGGCCTCGCGGAACCGGCACGCCGCGACCGCAACAACGCCCGTTTCCTCTTCCTCGACCCCGCGGCCAAGGACGTCCACCCCGACTGGCGGGACCGCGCGGCGGAAGCGGTGGGCCAGCTGCGCGTCGCCGCGGGCCGCTACCCCGGCGACACCCCGCTCATGGAGCTCATCGCCGAACTCACCGCGCTGAGTGCCGAGTTCCGTACGATCTGGGACAGCGGCGAGGTGGTGATGTGCGCGGCGGGCCGCAAGCGCCTGTGGCACGCGGCGGCCGGGATCCTCACGCTGGACTTCGAAACCCTGCACGTACCGGCGGCGCCGGGCGAGACGGGGCTCGTCGTGCACGTGTTCGGGGCGGAGGAGGGGTCGGAGGCGGCGCGGGGCCTGGCGAGGATCGCGGGAATGGTCCGGGCCGCGCCCTGA
- a CDS encoding NAD(P)H-dependent oxidoreductase — protein sequence MKILVVSAHPEPRSLNASLARFAVGHLRAAGHEVRESDLYAMKWKATVDAGDFPSDDGRLHVMDASERATLAAGLTPDVAAEQEKVLWSDAVVLQFPMWWFSPPAILKGWIDRVFTAGFGYGPTLPPPYTERQFAGRRALVSVTLGARETAFSDRGIHGELKDVLHPIQHGLFWFTGMAPLEPFAVYGANALPEERFEEARRAYAARLDGLFTDEPVPFRTLDGGDYDHDMRLLPGVETPGRSGLGLHVRDVPTGADGRP from the coding sequence ATGAAGATCCTCGTCGTCAGTGCCCACCCCGAGCCGCGCTCGCTCAACGCCTCCCTCGCCCGCTTCGCCGTCGGCCACCTGCGCGCGGCCGGTCACGAAGTGCGCGAGTCCGACCTCTACGCGATGAAGTGGAAGGCGACGGTCGACGCCGGGGACTTCCCCTCGGACGACGGCCGGTTGCACGTGATGGACGCCTCCGAGCGTGCCACCCTCGCCGCCGGGCTCACCCCCGACGTCGCCGCCGAGCAGGAGAAGGTGCTCTGGTCGGACGCGGTGGTGCTGCAGTTCCCGATGTGGTGGTTCTCGCCGCCCGCGATCCTGAAGGGCTGGATAGACCGGGTGTTCACGGCCGGGTTCGGCTACGGCCCCACGCTGCCGCCGCCCTACACCGAGCGGCAGTTCGCCGGACGGCGCGCGCTGGTGTCGGTGACGCTGGGAGCCCGCGAGACGGCCTTCTCGGACCGGGGCATCCACGGGGAGCTCAAGGACGTGCTCCATCCGATCCAGCACGGCCTGTTCTGGTTCACCGGGATGGCGCCGCTGGAACCCTTCGCGGTGTACGGCGCGAACGCCCTGCCCGAGGAACGCTTCGAGGAGGCCCGCCGGGCGTACGCGGCACGCCTGGACGGACTCTTCACGGACGAGCCCGTCCCGTTCCGCACGCTCGACGGCGGCGACTACGACCACGACATGCGGCTCCTGCCGGGCGTGGAGACGCCGGGCAGGAGCGGTCTCGGCCTGCATGTCCGCGACGTTCCCACGGGCGCGGACGGCCGCCCGTAG
- a CDS encoding MFS transporter gives MRTKTRPGTPNTTLDSPATPATPPQKLPLLALLALATAVFITSLTETLPAGLLPAMSADLGVSESATGQTVTVYAIGTALTAIPLTAFTSAWRRKRLLLTAMAGFAAANTVTALSGDYTLTMVARFVAGVAAGLAWALLAGYARRMAPAHLQGKAIAIAMAGIPVALSIGVPAGTFLGKVLSWQVAFLVMTGLTIGLLAWIAALVPDHPGQPRGEATPMLRTLRVPGVTPVLFVTLVFVLAHTVLYTYIATFLDGLGMGGSTDLVLLVFGAASLASIWIVGALINRRLRALTLGAVLLVGVAAALLAVFSESPALVYVAVILWGLGWGGAPTLLQTAAGDAGDKGGAADAAQAMLVTLWNVAMAGGGVFGGVLLGLVGSSSFPWTILLLLVPVLLVVLAARGHGFPARNRV, from the coding sequence ATGCGTACCAAGACCCGCCCCGGAACGCCGAACACCACCCTTGACTCCCCCGCCACCCCCGCAACTCCGCCCCAGAAGCTCCCCCTCCTCGCCCTCCTCGCCCTGGCCACCGCCGTCTTCATCACCAGCCTGACCGAGACGCTCCCCGCGGGCCTGCTCCCCGCGATGAGCGCCGACCTCGGCGTCAGCGAGTCCGCGACCGGGCAGACCGTCACGGTCTACGCCATCGGCACCGCGCTCACCGCGATACCGCTGACCGCCTTCACCTCGGCCTGGCGGCGCAAGCGGCTGCTCCTGACCGCGATGGCGGGCTTCGCCGCCGCCAACACCGTCACCGCGCTCTCCGGGGACTACACCCTGACCATGGTCGCCCGTTTCGTCGCCGGAGTCGCCGCGGGCCTCGCCTGGGCGCTGCTCGCCGGGTACGCCCGCCGCATGGCGCCCGCCCACCTCCAGGGCAAGGCGATCGCCATCGCCATGGCGGGGATCCCGGTGGCACTCTCGATCGGCGTGCCCGCCGGGACGTTCCTGGGCAAGGTGCTCAGCTGGCAGGTCGCTTTCCTGGTCATGACGGGCCTCACCATCGGCCTCCTCGCGTGGATCGCCGCACTCGTCCCCGACCACCCGGGCCAGCCGCGCGGCGAGGCGACCCCGATGCTGCGCACCCTGCGCGTGCCCGGTGTGACGCCCGTCCTCTTCGTCACCCTCGTCTTCGTCCTCGCGCACACCGTCCTCTACACGTACATCGCGACGTTCCTCGACGGCCTCGGCATGGGCGGCTCCACCGACCTCGTCCTGCTCGTCTTCGGCGCGGCATCGCTGGCCAGCATCTGGATCGTCGGCGCCCTGATCAACCGCAGGCTGCGCGCGCTCACCCTCGGCGCGGTGCTCCTGGTCGGCGTCGCGGCGGCCCTGCTCGCCGTGTTCTCCGAGAGCCCCGCACTCGTCTACGTCGCCGTGATCCTGTGGGGCCTCGGCTGGGGCGGCGCCCCCACCCTCCTGCAGACCGCGGCGGGCGACGCGGGGGACAAGGGCGGCGCGGCGGACGCCGCCCAGGCCATGCTCGTCACCCTGTGGAACGTGGCCATGGCGGGCGGCGGCGTCTTCGGCGGCGTACTCCTGGGCCTGGTCGGCTCCTCGTCCTTCCCCTGGACGATCCTGCTCCTGCTGGTCCCGGTGCTGCTCGTGGTCCTCGCGGCCCGAGGGCACGGCTTCCCGGCCCGGAACCGGGTCTGA
- a CDS encoding SDR family NAD(P)-dependent oxidoreductase, which translates to MPKYAGRKAVVVGGADGLGLAIAKRLVEGGAEVVVTGGPAADLAEAAAEVGPAAHVIGCETADPAAVDALGPAVARRLGGIDHLFVHAENGLPPAAPPGLLRLLREGGSVVLTTSSSVEPGLNSLAPLIRCRGSADEVARTALRLAAETSRIHPDSRTRTERT; encoded by the coding sequence ATGCCCAAGTACGCAGGCAGGAAGGCCGTGGTCGTCGGCGGCGCGGACGGGCTCGGACTCGCCATCGCCAAGCGGCTCGTCGAGGGCGGCGCCGAGGTCGTGGTGACCGGCGGCCCCGCCGCGGACCTCGCGGAGGCCGCCGCCGAGGTCGGTCCCGCCGCCCACGTCATCGGCTGCGAGACCGCCGACCCGGCCGCCGTCGACGCCCTCGGACCCGCCGTCGCCCGCCGGCTCGGCGGCATCGACCACCTCTTCGTACACGCGGAGAACGGCCTGCCCCCGGCCGCGCCGCCCGGCCTGCTCCGGCTCCTGCGCGAGGGCGGCTCGGTGGTGCTCACCACCTCGTCGTCCGTAGAGCCGGGGCTCAACTCCCTCGCCCCGCTGATCCGTTGTCGCGGCTCGGCCGACGAAGTGGCCCGCACCGCGCTCCGCCTGGCGGCGGAGACCTCACGCATTCACCCCGACTCCCGTACGCGCACGGAAAGGACCTGA
- a CDS encoding AfsR/SARP family transcriptional regulator, with the protein MEFEIRLSGPVEVAAAGRCGDIGSTKTRLAFAALAWDASRTVGMETLIHRIWDEDPPFKAREALHAHVSRIRKALRVAGGSAPAVVSSTNAYVMRVDPDRVDLRRYTSCVDQARSLKDSRDDAAALRLLDHAAGLWRGEPLAGITGSWAARLRATVAESGLAAAMLRADILMRAGRFADAVPVLLPLADEHPVDEALTEQLAIALYGSSRTAEATRLLQRTRQRVVRDIGLDAGRRLRGVQQGILSGAPAAALLEGTGSGTGTGTGISTGTSTNTRTDPRAGSTPAPQPPPPPHPTASPTTSPATSPG; encoded by the coding sequence GTGGAATTCGAGATCCGACTTTCGGGCCCGGTCGAGGTGGCGGCCGCGGGCCGGTGCGGTGACATCGGTTCCACCAAGACCCGCCTCGCCTTCGCCGCACTCGCCTGGGACGCGAGCCGCACCGTCGGCATGGAGACCCTGATCCACCGGATCTGGGACGAGGACCCCCCGTTCAAGGCCCGCGAGGCCCTGCACGCCCACGTCTCCCGCATCCGCAAGGCCCTACGGGTCGCGGGCGGTTCGGCGCCCGCCGTCGTGAGCAGCACCAACGCGTACGTGATGCGGGTCGACCCGGACCGCGTCGACCTGCGCCGCTACACGAGCTGCGTCGACCAGGCCCGCTCCCTGAAGGACAGCAGGGACGACGCCGCTGCCCTGCGCCTGCTCGACCACGCGGCGGGCCTCTGGCGCGGCGAACCCCTGGCCGGGATCACCGGATCCTGGGCCGCCCGGCTGCGCGCCACCGTCGCCGAGAGCGGCCTCGCCGCCGCCATGCTGCGCGCCGACATCCTCATGCGGGCGGGCAGGTTCGCCGACGCCGTACCCGTGCTGCTGCCGCTCGCCGACGAGCACCCCGTCGACGAGGCGCTCACCGAGCAGCTGGCCATCGCGCTGTACGGCAGCAGCCGTACGGCCGAGGCGACGCGACTGCTGCAGCGTACCCGCCAGCGCGTCGTCCGCGACATCGGTCTGGACGCGGGCCGCCGACTGCGCGGGGTCCAGCAGGGAATCCTCTCCGGGGCACCGGCGGCGGCACTCCTGGAAGGCACGGGATCAGGGACCGGCACAGGCACCGGCATCAGCACGGGTACCAGCACCAACACCCGCACCGATCCGCGCGCCGGATCCACCCCCGCCCCCCAGCCCCCACCACCACCTCACCCCACCGCATCCCCGACAACGTCCCCCGCGACATCCCCTGGGTAG